Proteins from one Halopseudomonas pelagia genomic window:
- a CDS encoding type II secretion system protein N has translation MRLITLVLVAVVVILLGRLTWMIIEPSSILPAADGSRLDPVASGPASAAMRGYDDVAALSVFGAAPKSVANVINAPETSLSWVLKGVLADPDPERSGAILAPQGQPEKYYRVGDDLPGSVRLDQVLADRVILARDGKLETLRLQRRPLSSGAAPARRTADLPQVDSNVTLAADGGVARIDREAWMNDPQRFLEVVSASPVMVDGAMYGLEVSPARNAREFEAAGLQAGDVVTSVEGTPISEINDYRDILEGLTGDSVSLTLERGGEPMTITITMD, from the coding sequence ATGAGACTGATCACCCTGGTGTTGGTGGCCGTGGTGGTGATTCTGCTCGGGCGTCTCACCTGGATGATCATCGAACCTTCCAGCATATTGCCTGCGGCGGACGGCAGCCGCCTTGATCCGGTCGCCAGTGGCCCAGCCTCAGCGGCGATGCGTGGTTATGATGATGTAGCCGCGTTATCCGTATTCGGCGCCGCGCCGAAAAGTGTCGCTAATGTAATCAATGCGCCAGAAACCTCGCTCAGCTGGGTGCTCAAGGGCGTGCTCGCCGATCCTGATCCCGAGCGAAGTGGCGCCATTCTCGCGCCGCAGGGTCAACCGGAAAAATACTACCGAGTAGGCGATGACCTGCCAGGCAGCGTCCGGCTTGATCAGGTGCTGGCTGACCGGGTCATACTTGCGCGTGATGGCAAGCTTGAAACGCTAAGACTGCAACGTCGCCCGCTGTCCTCCGGTGCGGCGCCTGCAAGGCGCACCGCCGATCTGCCGCAGGTGGATTCCAACGTCACCCTGGCAGCAGACGGTGGGGTGGCGCGGATCGATCGTGAAGCCTGGATGAATGACCCTCAACGCTTCCTCGAAGTGGTGTCGGCCAGCCCGGTGATGGTCGACGGCGCCATGTACGGGCTGGAAGTCAGCCCTGCACGCAATGCCCGCGAATTTGAAGCTGCTGGCCTGCAGGCTGGCGATGTGGTGACTTCAGTCGAAGGCACTCCGATTTCCGAAATCAATGATTACCGCGACATTCTTGAGGGGCTAACTGGCGATAGCGTCAGCCTGACCCTGGAGAGAGGCGGTGAACCCATGACCATAACGATAACGATGGATTGA
- the gspD gene encoding type II secretion system secretin GspD, with the protein MSTAVHAQTQLAGDPEEELVLNLRDAEINGLIEIVSQETGINFIVDPRVRGQVNVVSGTPIKRGELYDLFLGVLKSYGFAAVEGEQGTVRILPEVQAKENEVGSLAGSSRGDEVITHVIGVKHINAGQLVRILRPLVPKGGHLAAAAESNSLVIADTAANVRRIQGLIERIDLESMEDFELIPLEHASALDVVRIVDSLDAPAAGEDFTKRARAIADQRTNTVILRGDPSNRGSLRDIIRQLDMPASGGATQVHYLRYANAEDVAEVLRGIAEGREVEENMTQSPDGGTSSGGSMMGSRQSAVRIQAHESTNSVVIFGPAELSRDMASIITQLDIRRAQVLVEAVIAEVSYDRAKELGVQWGIGSDAGVGIINFNRGGGGILNLAAAGQGFLDGSVTTPPSLSDGLSFGSIGSIGSTQIALLINALQADSSSNILSTPSLMTLDNEEAEIVVGQNVPFIVGRSVESSGQAFDTIQREDVGIMLKIKPQINEGNAVRLEIEQEVSQIAQSVTGAADLITNTRTLKTHVMVDDNDLIVLGGLIDDQLVETRDKVPLLGDIPGLGRLFRYDTARMEKRNLMVFLRPVIIRDSALSQDVTHSKYSYIRDQQVREQNREGGLLGPDSRPVLPDWNYLLSLPPPFENAYSGAVPARTSIPAPPPAAQ; encoded by the coding sequence TTGAGTACAGCAGTTCATGCGCAGACTCAGCTTGCCGGGGATCCGGAAGAAGAGCTGGTGCTGAACCTGCGTGATGCCGAGATCAATGGCCTGATCGAGATTGTCAGCCAGGAAACCGGGATCAATTTCATCGTGGACCCGCGCGTTCGTGGTCAGGTCAATGTGGTCTCGGGCACGCCGATCAAGCGGGGCGAGCTGTACGATCTGTTTCTGGGTGTGCTGAAATCCTATGGGTTTGCTGCCGTTGAAGGAGAGCAGGGCACCGTACGCATTTTGCCGGAAGTACAGGCGAAGGAAAACGAGGTGGGTTCGTTGGCTGGCAGTAGCCGCGGTGACGAAGTCATTACCCACGTAATCGGGGTCAAGCACATCAACGCCGGCCAGTTGGTCCGTATTCTGCGCCCGCTGGTGCCCAAGGGCGGCCACCTGGCTGCCGCTGCGGAATCCAATAGCCTGGTCATCGCCGATACCGCCGCCAACGTGCGCCGTATACAAGGTCTGATCGAGCGTATTGATCTGGAGTCCATGGAAGATTTCGAGCTGATCCCTCTGGAGCACGCTTCTGCATTGGACGTGGTGCGCATTGTTGATTCGCTGGATGCACCCGCCGCCGGTGAAGACTTTACCAAGCGCGCGCGAGCGATAGCCGATCAGCGCACCAACACGGTGATTTTGCGTGGTGACCCGTCTAATAGAGGCTCGCTTCGCGACATTATCCGGCAGTTGGATATGCCGGCCAGCGGCGGTGCTACCCAGGTACATTACCTGCGGTACGCCAACGCCGAAGATGTGGCAGAGGTTCTGCGCGGTATAGCCGAAGGCCGTGAGGTCGAAGAAAACATGACCCAGAGCCCGGATGGCGGCACCAGTTCTGGCGGCAGCATGATGGGCAGCCGGCAATCTGCGGTACGTATTCAGGCGCATGAAAGCACCAACTCGGTGGTGATCTTTGGCCCCGCCGAGCTATCCCGCGATATGGCATCCATCATTACCCAGCTGGATATCCGGCGTGCGCAGGTTCTGGTAGAGGCGGTCATCGCTGAGGTGTCTTATGACCGGGCCAAGGAGCTGGGCGTGCAATGGGGTATTGGTAGCGATGCCGGCGTGGGCATTATCAACTTCAATCGCGGTGGTGGCGGTATCCTCAACTTGGCCGCTGCGGGCCAAGGCTTCCTGGATGGCAGTGTAACCACGCCGCCTTCGTTGAGCGACGGTCTTTCCTTTGGCAGTATTGGCAGCATCGGCAGCACTCAGATCGCTTTACTGATCAATGCGCTTCAGGCGGACAGCTCTAGCAACATTCTGTCGACCCCGAGCTTGATGACCCTGGATAACGAGGAGGCAGAAATCGTCGTTGGTCAGAATGTGCCTTTTATTGTGGGTCGATCGGTGGAGTCGTCAGGGCAGGCGTTCGATACCATTCAGCGTGAGGATGTCGGCATCATGCTGAAGATCAAGCCGCAGATTAACGAAGGCAATGCGGTGCGCCTGGAAATCGAACAGGAAGTGTCACAGATCGCCCAGAGCGTCACCGGCGCGGCTGACTTGATTACCAATACTCGGACGCTCAAAACCCACGTCATGGTGGATGACAACGACCTGATCGTTCTCGGTGGGCTCATCGACGACCAGTTGGTCGAAACGCGCGACAAGGTACCTCTTCTGGGTGATATACCTGGGTTGGGTCGGCTCTTTCGCTACGACACCGCGCGCATGGAAAAGCGCAATTTGATGGTCTTCCTGCGTCCGGTAATCATCCGTGACAGTGCGCTGTCCCAGGATGTGACACATTCAAAATATAGCTATATCCGTGATCAGCAGGTGCGTGAGCAGAATCGTGAAGGCGGCCTCCTGGGGCCGGACAGTCGGCCTGTTCTGCCTGACTGGAACTATTTGTTGAGCTTGCCACCGCCGTTCGAGAACGCCTACAGCGGCGCTGTGCCAGCCAGAACCAGCATTCCTGCACCACCACCAGCAGCGCAATAA
- the gspE gene encoding type II secretion system ATPase GspE: MTDSDIGGLIPDQSPQAETGYRFARRFGVVPGHLQDGHLDVYVRADCDPQALLELRRRAGHPLKPHVLDDDAFAARLRDRYERSANDAMQFVEGLSEDADLMSVAQSLSEPEDLLESQDEAPIIRLINALLSEAVKENASDIHIEPFENRLSIRLRVDGVLREILEPPRALAPVIVSRIKVMAKLDIAEKRLPQDGRIGLKLVGRAVDVRVSTLPSGHGERVVLRLLDKQAGRLELRQLGMGKDHYEAMERVIARPHGIVLVTGPTGSGKTTTLYSALMQLNDRSRNILTVEDPIEYYLDGIGQTQINTKVDMTFARGLRAILRQDPDVVMVGEIRDVETVQIAIQASLTGHLVFSTLHTNTAVGAITRLRDMGIEPFLLSSTLNGVLAQRLVRTLCPSCRKPHQASASECRLMGVSEQEAPTLYSAVGCEECNNNGYKGRTGIYELIEVDDTLRGLIHDGASEQAMIRHARLAQTGIRHDGVRRVLAGQTTLEEVLRVTRED, encoded by the coding sequence ATGACCGATAGCGATATAGGCGGCCTTATTCCTGATCAAAGTCCGCAGGCAGAAACCGGTTACCGGTTTGCCCGGCGGTTCGGGGTGGTGCCCGGGCATCTGCAGGATGGTCATCTGGATGTCTACGTGCGTGCCGACTGCGATCCTCAGGCATTACTCGAATTGCGACGCCGGGCGGGTCATCCGTTAAAGCCGCATGTATTGGATGACGATGCATTTGCTGCGCGCCTGCGTGATCGTTACGAGCGCTCGGCGAACGACGCCATGCAGTTTGTGGAAGGTCTCAGCGAGGATGCCGATCTGATGTCGGTAGCCCAATCCCTGTCAGAACCGGAGGACTTGCTGGAGTCGCAGGATGAGGCGCCGATTATCCGCCTGATCAATGCGCTGTTGTCCGAGGCGGTCAAGGAAAACGCTTCGGATATTCACATCGAACCCTTTGAAAATCGCCTGTCGATTCGCCTGCGCGTAGACGGCGTATTGCGCGAGATCCTGGAACCACCGCGCGCCCTGGCGCCGGTGATTGTGTCGCGCATCAAGGTCATGGCCAAGCTCGACATTGCGGAAAAGCGTCTTCCCCAGGATGGCCGGATTGGCTTGAAACTGGTCGGCCGGGCGGTCGATGTGCGGGTATCGACGCTGCCTTCCGGTCATGGTGAGCGGGTGGTATTGCGTCTGCTCGACAAGCAGGCCGGGCGGCTGGAACTGCGTCAACTGGGCATGGGTAAAGACCACTACGAGGCCATGGAGCGGGTGATCGCCCGCCCGCACGGTATCGTGTTGGTTACCGGCCCTACCGGTTCGGGTAAAACCACCACGCTGTACTCGGCCTTGATGCAGCTTAATGACCGCAGTCGCAATATTCTGACGGTGGAGGACCCCATCGAGTACTACCTGGACGGTATCGGCCAGACGCAGATCAATACCAAGGTGGATATGACCTTCGCCCGGGGGCTACGGGCGATTTTGCGCCAGGATCCGGACGTGGTGATGGTCGGCGAAATTCGAGACGTGGAAACCGTCCAGATTGCCATCCAGGCCAGCCTCACCGGCCACTTGGTGTTTTCCACATTGCACACCAATACCGCGGTCGGGGCGATTACCCGTCTGCGCGATATGGGTATCGAGCCTTTTCTGCTGTCATCCACGTTGAACGGGGTCCTGGCCCAACGGCTGGTCCGCACCTTGTGCCCCAGCTGCCGCAAACCTCACCAGGCGTCCGCCAGTGAGTGCCGGCTGATGGGTGTCAGCGAACAGGAAGCACCGACTCTTTACAGCGCCGTGGGCTGTGAAGAATGTAATAACAATGGCTATAAAGGCCGTACCGGCATTTATGAATTGATTGAAGTGGATGACACCTTGCGCGGGTTGATCCACGACGGTGCCAGTGAGCAGGCCATGATTCGCCACGCGCGTTTGGCGCAAACGGGGATTCGGCATGATGGTGTGCGTCGCGTGCTGGCCGGGCAGACTACCCTGGAAGAAGTGCTGCGCGTGACCCGGGAGGACTGA
- the gspF gene encoding type II secretion system inner membrane protein GspF: MPAYEYVALDNSGRTRKGVEEGDSSRQVRSRLRDKGLMPMSVSQVAERKSVMRMPVLQQRIKPLELALATRQMATLARAGMPIEEVLGTVARQSETQKVKSTLSAVRTRVMEGLPLAHALGEFPSVFPAIYRTTLAAGEQAGRLDLVLERLADNVEAQNAMRQKIQLAMFYPAILTVIALLVTVALLTYVVPEVVQVFAGMNQQLPWLTRALIATSDALRSWGLLMLAALVGGIFAFKQMLKKPSFRYKWDAWLLRVPLLGRLIRGLNTARFARTLNILAGSGVPLLDALNMSASVMTNVPMRDAVTDAAKRVREGSGVGHALERSGYFPPMTLSLIKSGESSGTLDHMLERAAETQERELEARIAIVMGVFEPLLILAMGGVVLIIVLAILLPIFELNQLVN; this comes from the coding sequence ATGCCCGCCTATGAATACGTCGCGTTGGATAACAGCGGCCGCACCCGCAAAGGCGTAGAGGAGGGCGACTCCTCACGTCAGGTGCGCAGCCGCCTGCGTGACAAAGGCCTGATGCCGATGTCGGTCAGTCAGGTCGCCGAGCGCAAGTCGGTCATGCGCATGCCGGTGCTGCAACAGCGGATCAAACCTTTGGAGCTGGCGTTGGCTACGCGGCAAATGGCAACCCTGGCGCGTGCCGGCATGCCGATAGAAGAAGTACTGGGTACCGTCGCCCGGCAGAGCGAAACGCAGAAGGTCAAATCGACCTTGTCTGCGGTCCGCACGCGGGTGATGGAAGGTTTGCCGCTGGCGCACGCGTTGGGTGAATTCCCCTCGGTTTTCCCGGCGATCTACCGTACTACACTGGCGGCAGGCGAGCAGGCCGGGCGCCTGGATCTGGTGCTGGAGCGGCTGGCGGATAACGTTGAGGCGCAGAATGCGATGCGTCAGAAGATCCAGCTGGCAATGTTCTATCCGGCGATTCTGACGGTGATCGCGTTGTTGGTCACGGTGGCGCTGCTGACCTACGTGGTACCTGAGGTAGTACAAGTGTTCGCCGGCATGAATCAGCAGTTGCCGTGGCTGACCCGGGCCCTGATCGCCACCAGCGACGCCTTGCGTTCCTGGGGACTATTGATGCTTGCTGCGCTGGTCGGCGGCATATTTGCGTTCAAGCAGATGCTGAAAAAGCCCAGCTTTCGCTATAAATGGGATGCCTGGCTATTGCGCGTGCCGCTATTGGGGCGGCTGATCCGCGGGCTGAATACCGCCCGCTTTGCGCGTACGCTGAATATTCTCGCTGGCAGTGGCGTACCGTTACTGGATGCCTTGAACATGAGTGCCAGCGTCATGACCAACGTACCCATGCGCGACGCGGTGACGGATGCAGCCAAGCGCGTGCGCGAAGGCTCGGGGGTGGGGCACGCGCTGGAGCGCAGTGGCTATTTTCCGCCAATGACATTAAGCCTGATCAAGAGCGGTGAGAGCAGCGGTACGCTTGATCACATGCTTGAACGGGCTGCTGAAACGCAGGAGCGGGAGCTGGAAGCGCGCATCGCGATCGTGATGGGCGTTTTCGAGCCGCTGCTGATCCTGGCAATGGGGGGCGTGGTACTGATTATCGTACTGGCCATCCTGCTGCCCATCTTTGAACTCAATCAACTGGTTAACTGA
- the gspG gene encoding type II secretion system major pseudopilin GspG — protein MLKTTQQPAGRQRGFTLIEVMVVVVILGILAAVVVPRVMDRPDQARITKVQNDVRALESALNLYRLDNFNYPTTEQGLFALVEIPTSGDVPRNYRSGGYIDRLQKDPWGQEYQYLRPGRDGREYDLYSLGADGRPGGEEANADIGNWNVDQEESR, from the coding sequence ATGCTCAAGACAACACAACAGCCAGCCGGCAGACAGCGCGGCTTTACTCTGATCGAAGTGATGGTAGTCGTGGTGATTCTCGGGATTCTCGCTGCGGTGGTGGTGCCGCGAGTAATGGATCGCCCTGACCAGGCACGGATAACCAAGGTACAGAATGATGTGCGGGCGCTGGAAAGCGCGCTGAACCTCTACCGGCTGGATAACTTCAATTACCCGACTACCGAACAGGGATTGTTTGCGCTGGTTGAAATCCCGACCAGTGGTGATGTACCGCGTAACTACCGTTCTGGTGGCTATATAGACCGGCTGCAGAAGGATCCATGGGGTCAGGAGTATCAATATCTACGCCCAGGCCGTGATGGCCGGGAGTATGACCTTTACAGCTTGGGCGCCGATGGCCGTCCCGGTGGTGAAGAAGCCAATGCGGATATTGGTAACTGGAATGTGGATCAGGAAGAGAGTCGCTGA
- a CDS encoding prepilin-type N-terminal cleavage/methylation domain-containing protein translates to MQPATQHHSLQSGFTLMELLVVLVLVGIVASLATLSIGDGAERQLRTETQRLAGVLRLARDELLITGSAERALGLRRDSYSFLELMILDDATREWQPLVDQQLGPWQLEPGVIELEYEQEGERQPLPQASGWEPNIRLGNTGEMTPSLITLRVPGKPFERHIQISMEGTIEVLDALPE, encoded by the coding sequence ATGCAACCCGCCACTCAGCATCACTCATTACAGTCAGGCTTTACCCTGATGGAGCTTCTGGTGGTGTTGGTATTGGTGGGTATTGTTGCCAGCCTGGCAACGCTGTCTATTGGCGATGGTGCCGAGCGACAGTTGCGCACTGAAACGCAGCGCCTGGCCGGGGTACTGCGCTTGGCGCGCGATGAGCTGTTGATTACCGGTAGCGCCGAACGCGCGCTGGGATTGCGCCGCGACAGTTATAGCTTTCTCGAGCTGATGATTCTGGATGATGCTACCCGGGAATGGCAACCGCTGGTTGACCAGCAACTGGGCCCTTGGCAGTTGGAGCCTGGCGTGATTGAGCTGGAGTATGAACAGGAAGGCGAGCGCCAGCCGCTGCCACAGGCAAGCGGCTGGGAGCCGAATATACGCTTGGGCAATACCGGTGAGATGACCCCGTCGCTGATTACCTTGCGGGTGCCGGGTAAACCCTTCGAGCGGCATATTCAGATCAGCATGGAAGGCACGATCGAGGTGTTAGATGCGCTCCCGGAATAA
- the gspI gene encoding type II secretion system minor pseudopilin GspI, with translation MRSRNKGFTLLEVLVAMTILAVALAALIKGGSDHSRNTLYLQERTLAHWTGQNVLAEYESGMRPVSEGDRTGEATMGPFRYGYNVEISDYVPEAPIALPPVKRIDVRLWLFDQGEQEQRASVSGFVLP, from the coding sequence ATGCGCTCCCGGAATAAGGGCTTCACGCTGCTGGAAGTGCTGGTCGCCATGACCATTCTGGCGGTGGCGCTGGCGGCATTGATCAAAGGCGGCTCTGACCATTCGCGCAATACGCTGTATTTGCAGGAGCGTACCCTGGCCCACTGGACTGGGCAAAATGTGCTGGCCGAATACGAATCGGGAATGCGACCGGTCAGCGAAGGTGACCGCACTGGCGAGGCCACCATGGGGCCGTTCCGCTACGGTTACAACGTCGAGATTTCTGACTACGTGCCGGAAGCGCCGATTGCGCTACCGCCGGTCAAGCGTATCGATGTGAGGCTCTGGTTGTTCGATCAGGGCGAGCAGGAACAGCGCGCATCGGTCAGCGGATTCGTGCTGCCATGA
- the gspJ gene encoding type II secretion system minor pseudopilin GspJ: MRNFHSRARGFTLLEMLVAMAVFAVMSVVAYGGLRAVLSADQVTQEHARRLADLQVTLSVLERDLAQIVDISVRDEFGDRMPPLRLRAGGDSKLLEIVRAGAGGDQRLRRTAWLINDRGLERQLWPGVDIADAESARVQPFGFLVEEDELLGMQTGFALVVRTPSGLERLDAWPPADSDPSASQLPLAVEVVLDIPGYGEIRRLMAVGL; encoded by the coding sequence ATGAGGAATTTTCATAGCCGGGCCAGGGGTTTCACCCTGTTGGAAATGCTCGTGGCGATGGCGGTTTTTGCGGTGATGAGCGTGGTTGCTTACGGCGGTTTACGCGCGGTACTGAGTGCGGATCAGGTGACTCAGGAGCACGCACGCCGCCTGGCCGATCTGCAGGTCACGCTCAGCGTACTGGAGCGCGACCTGGCTCAGATAGTGGATATTTCAGTGCGTGACGAATTTGGGGACCGCATGCCGCCACTGCGTTTGCGCGCTGGCGGTGACAGCAAGCTGCTGGAGATCGTGCGCGCCGGAGCGGGCGGCGATCAGCGTCTGCGCAGAACCGCTTGGCTGATCAACGATCGCGGGCTGGAGCGGCAGTTATGGCCAGGCGTTGATATAGCCGATGCGGAAAGCGCACGGGTACAGCCTTTCGGTTTTTTGGTCGAGGAGGATGAGCTGCTTGGCATGCAGACTGGTTTCGCCTTGGTGGTGCGCACTCCCAGCGGACTTGAGAGGCTCGACGCCTGGCCCCCGGCCGATAGCGATCCCTCGGCCAGCCAACTGCCGTTGGCCGTGGAGGTGGTGTTGGACATACCCGGTTATGGCGAAATACGCCGGCTGATGGCAGTCGGCTTGTGA
- a CDS encoding type II secretion system protein GspK, with translation MQRQQGVALVTALLVVALAVAAAVAMAMRSQTDIRRTSAVFERDLSRQIALGGEKMILQLLERVEGPDELLWDTCRSPSLPFSVDGVEIQATVENMQCRYNLNALAGADETEQGYFAQLVDRVGTESGVSMPSGAQLALAVSDWMNPETDDPTYRLEDPPRLSGNRPMLVASELNSVVGMTSEAWAALAPYVTAYPGQESPIDLERSSELMQEVFRGRAAPGDAPWFMRLELVAEFGERRFFQCSMLDAPNGVVVLREQTACEP, from the coding sequence ATGCAGCGGCAGCAAGGAGTGGCCCTGGTCACCGCCCTGTTGGTGGTGGCGCTGGCGGTTGCGGCCGCGGTGGCGATGGCCATGCGCAGCCAGACCGATATACGTCGTACCAGCGCGGTGTTTGAGCGTGACCTTTCCAGACAGATTGCTTTGGGAGGGGAAAAAATGATCCTGCAGTTGCTCGAGCGGGTCGAAGGGCCGGACGAGCTACTCTGGGACACCTGTCGGTCGCCTAGCCTGCCCTTCAGCGTTGACGGCGTGGAAATTCAGGCCACGGTCGAGAACATGCAATGTCGCTATAACCTCAATGCGCTGGCCGGCGCCGACGAAACCGAGCAAGGCTATTTTGCGCAACTGGTGGATAGGGTGGGCACGGAGTCGGGCGTGAGTATGCCCTCGGGTGCGCAATTGGCGCTGGCGGTCAGTGACTGGATGAATCCGGAGACCGATGACCCCACGTACAGGCTTGAAGATCCGCCGCGTTTGTCCGGCAACCGTCCGATGCTGGTGGCCTCGGAACTTAACTCGGTGGTCGGCATGACCAGCGAGGCCTGGGCGGCATTGGCTCCCTACGTCACCGCTTATCCCGGGCAGGAGAGCCCGATTGACCTGGAGCGTAGCTCGGAGCTGATGCAGGAGGTTTTCCGCGGGCGTGCGGCGCCAGGCGATGCGCCCTGGTTTATGCGCCTTGAGCTGGTGGCCGAATTTGGCGAACGGCGCTTTTTCCAGTGCTCAATGCTGGATGCGCCCAATGGGGTGGTAGTACTGCGAGAACAAACGGCCTGCGAGCCCTGA
- the gspL gene encoding type II secretion system protein GspL, with protein sequence MLIVLLPENPPLPDGGAIALAWWQLDREGQLLGEGQDTLADLRSRFAGERLRALAPAMAVGLYRLDMPVKRAASIRAALPYALEDQLSQDLELLHCVPGPRRQDGQIAAAVVEQEHMYAWQALFQEHAWRLEAILPLAALHTEDAPEAGLLVTPSLWPSSAPQALITAADQEPALIEEGMLTLWLRRRLAELPEEQRQLQLAGYEPAALGLDDVKHLTVIPAPAAIDLTQVLRRATGPNPSLNLLSGAYTVSMATPPWRKARSAMIAVGVLLAVLLLQFALEWVTLSRERDRLVESINSVFETSLPNSRRVDAPEQFRQVMRGSGAEAGGQSSGAILYEVLAVINESKGARIRQFRSTPDELEVELQMNSFADLESLRTSLATKPGLSESLQGADSVDEGVTARLKVTRREL encoded by the coding sequence ATGCTGATAGTGCTATTGCCAGAAAATCCGCCGCTGCCAGATGGGGGCGCTATTGCACTCGCGTGGTGGCAACTGGACCGCGAGGGGCAACTGCTCGGAGAAGGTCAGGATACGCTGGCTGACCTGCGCTCGCGCTTCGCCGGCGAGCGCCTGCGTGCGCTGGCACCGGCCATGGCAGTCGGGCTCTATCGTCTGGATATGCCGGTCAAGCGTGCGGCATCCATTCGGGCTGCGCTGCCGTACGCATTGGAAGATCAGCTCAGTCAGGACCTTGAGCTGCTGCACTGCGTCCCAGGACCCCGACGTCAGGACGGCCAAATCGCCGCAGCCGTCGTCGAGCAGGAGCATATGTATGCGTGGCAGGCATTGTTCCAGGAACATGCCTGGCGTCTGGAAGCCATACTGCCACTGGCCGCCCTGCATACTGAAGATGCTCCGGAAGCGGGCTTGCTGGTCACGCCGTCGCTTTGGCCGTCTTCTGCGCCGCAGGCGCTAATAACAGCAGCAGATCAAGAGCCTGCGCTGATAGAGGAAGGCATGCTGACGCTGTGGCTGCGCCGTCGCCTTGCCGAGCTGCCAGAGGAGCAGCGTCAGCTGCAATTGGCCGGCTATGAACCCGCAGCATTGGGGCTTGATGACGTCAAACACCTGACCGTCATTCCGGCACCTGCCGCTATTGATCTAACACAGGTGCTACGCAGGGCGACCGGACCGAATCCATCGTTGAATCTGCTCAGCGGTGCTTACACGGTAAGCATGGCCACGCCGCCTTGGCGCAAAGCACGCTCTGCGATGATTGCGGTGGGCGTGCTCCTGGCGGTGCTGCTGCTGCAGTTTGCTTTGGAGTGGGTAACACTGTCGCGCGAGCGTGATCGTCTGGTCGAATCAATCAATAGCGTGTTTGAAACCAGTTTGCCGAACAGTCGGCGTGTGGATGCACCTGAGCAATTCCGCCAGGTGATGCGTGGTAGTGGCGCTGAAGCGGGTGGGCAAAGCAGTGGGGCGATATTGTATGAAGTGTTGGCGGTGATCAATGAAAGTAAAGGCGCGCGGATACGACAGTTCCGCTCTACCCCGGATGAACTTGAGGTCGAGCTGCAGATGAACTCCTTTGCCGACCTTGAATCGTTGCGCACCTCATTGGCGACCAAGCCAGGGCTCAGCGAATCGCTGCAAGGAGCGGATTCGGTGGATGAGGGCGTCACCGCGCGACTTAAAGTAACAAGGAGGGAATTATGA
- the gspM gene encoding type II secretion system protein GspM, with protein MNAWWAGLAPRERVILIAGMMVLAGLLIWLAIVEPLADGRSSLRGEVAALSADHDWMQQVAAEVRRRASSQAGAGAIGAGNGSVLTLVEVSANASGMRSAMTRVQPEGQGARLWFDSVSFDALVSWLAELETRQNLRISQLAVDAGEAPGLVSARVLVEPR; from the coding sequence ATGAACGCCTGGTGGGCAGGCTTGGCTCCGCGGGAGCGGGTCATTCTGATTGCCGGCATGATGGTGTTGGCAGGGCTACTGATCTGGCTGGCCATTGTTGAGCCCTTGGCGGACGGTCGTAGCTCCTTGCGTGGAGAGGTCGCCGCATTAAGTGCAGATCATGATTGGATGCAGCAGGTCGCTGCTGAAGTGCGCCGCAGGGCCTCTTCGCAGGCTGGCGCTGGCGCCATTGGGGCAGGCAACGGCTCGGTGTTGACGCTGGTCGAAGTGTCCGCCAACGCATCCGGCATGCGCAGTGCGATGACGCGCGTTCAGCCTGAAGGGCAGGGCGCTCGTCTGTGGTTTGACAGCGTGTCCTTCGATGCACTGGTGAGCTGGTTGGCCGAGCTGGAGACCCGGCAGAATTTGCGTATCAGTCAGTTGGCTGTGGATGCAGGGGAAGCGCCGGGGTTGGTTTCGGCACGCGTTCTGGTGGAGCCGCGCTGA